The Humulus lupulus chromosome 4, drHumLupu1.1, whole genome shotgun sequence genome has a window encoding:
- the LOC133831465 gene encoding glucose-6-phosphate isomerase 1, chloroplastic-like, with protein sequence MASISGICFSSPSLKPHEKPFHRATATFSLPRHSLSFPTRSPRIAPAQSVAREISADLSNSDGSATFSTKKNGLEKDPRELWRRYVDWLYQHKDLGLFIDVSRIGFTDEFVDQMEPRLQAAFKAMEELEKGAIANPDEGRMVGHYWLRSPDRAPNSFLRSQIENTLDAVCDFADDVVSGKIKPPSGGRFTQILSVGIGGSALGPQFVAEALAPDNPPLNIRFIDNTDPAGIDHQIAQLGPELASTLVLVTSKSGGTPETRNGLLEVQKAFREAGLEFSKQGVAITQENSLLDNTARIEGWLARFPMFDWVGGRTSEMSTVGLLPAALQGINIREMLEGAALMDEATRANVVKHNPAALLALSWYWACDGVGSKDMVVLPYKDSLLLFSRYLQQLVMESLGKEFDLDGNRVNQGLTVYGNKGSTDQHAYIQQLREGVHNFFVTFIEVLRDRPPGHDWELEPGVTCGDYLFGMLHGTRSALYANDRESITVTVEEVTPRTVGALVALYERAVGIYASVVNINAYHQPGVEAGKKAAGQVLALQKRVLTVLNEASCKDPVEPLSLDEVAERCHAPEDIEMIYKIIAHMAANDRALIVEGTCGSPRGFKVLLGECNVDQLYA encoded by the coding sequence ATGGCGTCGATCTCAGGAATTTGCTTCTCTTCACCATCTCTCAAACCCCACGAAAAGCCCTTCCACAGAGCCACTGCCACCTTCTCACTCCCAAGACACTCCCTTTCCTTCCCGACTCGCTCTCCTCGGATCGCTCCCGCTCAGTCCGTGGCTCGGGAGATTTCGGCTGACTTGTCCAACTCCGATGGATCTGCTACTTTTTCGACGAAGAAGAATGGGTTGGAGAAAGACCCCCGCGAGCTTTGGCGTAGGTACGTTGATTGGCTGTACCAGCACAAAGACCTCGGCTTGTTCATCGACGTGAGTAGGATCGGGTTCACCGATGAGTTCGTTGACCAGATGGAGCCCAGATTACAGGCCGCTTTTAAGGCCATGGAGGAGCTTGAAAAGGGTGCGATCGCTAATCCCGATGAGGGTCGGATGGTCGGCCATTACTGGCTCAGGAGCCCTGATCGTGCCCCCAACTCGTTTTTGAGGTCACAGATCGAGAACACGCTTGATGCTGTGTGTGATTTCGCCGACGATGTCGTGAGTGGTAAGATTAAGCCACCCTCAGGGGGACGCTTTACTCAGATTCTTTCGGTGGGTATTGGTGGCTCTGCTCTTGGACCACAGTTTGTTGCAGAGGCACTGGCTCCTGATAATCCTCCTCTCAATATAAGATTTATAGACAATACCGACCCAGCAGGAATCGATCATCAGATTGCACAGCTTGGGCCGGAGTTGGCATCTACACTTGTCTTAGTGACTTCAAAGAGTGGAGGTACTCCCGAAACTAGAAATGGCTTATTGGAAGTACAGAAGGCCTTTCGTGAAGCCGGCTTGGAGTTTTCAAAACAGGGTGTTGCCATAACACAAGAGAATTCTCTACTGGACAACACTGCAAGAATCGAAGGCTGGTTAGCTAGATTTCCCATGTTCGACTGGGTTGGTGGTAGGACATCTGAAATGTCTACCGTGGGTCTTCTTCCAGCGGCACTACAGGGAATCAACATTAGAGAAATGCTTGAGGGTGCAGCATTGATGGACGAGGCCACCAGAGCCAATGTGGTGAAACATAACCCCGCTGCATTGCTTGCGTTGAGCTGGTATTGGGCTTGTGATGGAGTAGGATCAAAGGATATGGTTGTGCTTCCATACAAGGACAGCCTCTTGCTATTCAGTCGGTATCTCCAGCAGCTAGTCATGGAATCTCTCGGCAAAGAGTTTGATCTTGATGGTAACAGAGTAAATCAAGGCCTGACTGTGTATGGAAACAAAGGGAGCACAGATCAACACGCTTACATACAGCAACTCAGAGAAGGTGTGCACAATttttttgtcactttcattgaggTACTAAGAGATAGGCCCCCTGGCCATGACTGGGAGCTCGAACCAGGTGTTACATGTGGTGACTACCTTTTTGGAATGTTACATGGAACTAGATCAGCTCTATATGCAAATGATAGGGAATCGATTACAGTTACTGTTGAAGAAGTGACACCTAGAACCGTAGGAGCTCTAGTAGCTCTCTATGAAAGAGCAGTAGGGATATATGCCTCGGTTGTCAACATTAATGCGTACCACCAACCTGGTGTGGAGGCTGGGAAGAAGGCAGCTGGACAAGTGTTGGCTCTTCAGAAGCGGGTTTTGACAGTACTTAATGAGGCCAGTTGTAAAGACCCAGTGGAGCCATTGAGTTTGGATGAAGTTGCCGAACGTTGCCATGCTCCTGAAGATATCGAAATGATTTACAAGATCATTGCCCATATGGCTGCTAATGACAGAGCACTCATTGTCGAAGGCACCTGTGGTTCACCGCGGGGCTTCAAAGTTTTACTTGGGGAGTGTAATGTGGATCAGTTATATGCTTAA